ATACAGCGTTGAAGATGGAATAAGAATTAATGCAACTAATAACAGATCCCATGTAGCAGAAAATGACGTTGAAAATAGCGGTAATAACGGAGTAGATGTATTTAGCGGCTTTAACAATATTGAGAACAATGAAATTGAAAAAAACAGGGTAGGGATCAATATTGAACCAACCGCCACTGATAACTTTGTAGCTCGAAATGAGCTAGAGAATAATGGCAAGAATATCATAAATAACGGTGCCGACACAATCTTCTTTAAAAATAAAATAGATAAGGAGGATAAATAAGTGAATAATGATCTATTGTTTTTAATTTATAGTGCCCAAAGGGGTACAACCCCTCCGGAGGTCATTTTCCAATTTATTCGGGAAATGCAAGACCTTGGATTTCAAATCGAAGTGTCCAATCAAGGTGACGGTGCATTAAGGTATATTCTTCATAGAAATGCTGAGGTTACGAACTAGTTAAACAATCATAAAACATTAAAATATTAGGAGGTTTTGAAATGGGAAAGAAAATCTTTGTGTTGTGTGGACAATCTATTAATGCAGCGATTGCCATCGCCAATCCGGGCGATGCGATTATCGTTGAAGATTGTGTTTACCACGAAAATGTAGTGGTGAATAAAAATGATATTCGCCTCGTTGCCGCACATCCACATGGGGCAATTCTCGATGGCACGGGCGCGCCCGGTATCGGAATTTTGATAACTGCAAGTGGAGTGGAGGTTAACGGATTTGTGATTCGTAATTATTCAGGTGATGGGATCCTCGTGCTTAGTAGTTCGGTCTCGGATAGACTGATCAATAACAATATCCATAACATTGGCCTAAATGGTGTCGAAATACAGACTCCTCAAGGCGAACACCTTATATGGAAAAATAATATTAAAGATATTGTGAGTAATGGAATATTTTCTACTGGTTTTGGGTGTTGCAATGCATACATCCAAAATGAAGTTGAACGTGTTGGCGGTTTTGGAATCTCGACTGGATGCTGTAGCTTCATTCATCAAAATGAAGTCGAGAATACCGGGAATATAGCCATTGATGCCCATAGCTGTTGCAATGCTATTACCGAGAATAAGGTGATGCATAGTGGGAACATCGGTATTTCCGCTACCGGCTGCTGCAGCCCAGTAGTCAGCAATCAGGTGGAAAACAGTGGAAGTGACGGGATCTTTGCGATTGACTTTGATAATTTTGTTGTCGATAATCATGTCAAACATAGCTTGGGTACCGGCATAAGAGCGGATTTCAGCGGCGATGACATTTTCTATGGAAATACAGTGTCCGATAGCGGTATTAATGGAATTGATGGGGGAATTTTTGGTTTTGATACGATGATCGGCAATCATGTAGAAAAGAGCAGAGGCATTGGAATCAATGTATTGGGTATATTTAATAATGCCGTGGGAAATACGGTCTTGAAAAACCAAGATGGGATTGCCATTAATCCTGGAATTGGGATTCCAAATGTTGATAACTGGATCCTGCAAAATGAAGTTGAACGTAACAGTGTGGACGGGATTTTCATTAATGCAGCAAATGATAGAACTGTTGTAGCTGAAAATGAAGTTGAAAAGAACAATGTTAACGGAATTCACGTATTTAGCAGTTTTGACAACATTGAGAACAATGAAATCGAGAACAACAGTATAGGTATTAATATCGAACCCAGTGCCGTCGATACGTTTGTTGCTAGGAACGAACTGGAGGATAATGATAAGAATGTCGTGAATAACGGCGTCAATACGATTTTCTTTCAAAACGAAAAGGATTAAGGAGGATAAATAAGTGATTAACGATGTACTAGTTTTGAAGTATAGCGGCCAGAGTGGTGCACAACCCCCTGAAAATATTATAAAACTTGTTCAAGAGTTGCAAAACCTTGGGTTTCAGATTCAAATATCCAACCAAGGGGACGGTACATTAAGGTATGTTCTACAAAGAAATACTGAAAAGACTGGCTAAAAGTTGAACTTCTGCGGAAAATCTTGTTTAAGTAAGATCTGACAATCTTCGAAGACAATAAACCATTGGTATAAAAAAACATCATCTGACAAAATAATATTGTCTTTTACCAAAAACAGAATAGGGCAATGCAGAAGTGCACCTAGACCTGTTCTATGGTTTTACCCTAAAACGGACGGATTTATGAAGAAATCAAGCTAAATGAGACAAAGGAAAAACACCCCTTAAGTCGTAATTATGACTTAAGGGGTGTTTTTCTTATTGGGATGAACAAGAACTTTCTTCCTCAATCAGACGCTCATTTCAATTTAATCCACGTTCTTGCTTGTGGTGTTGAAATGGATAATATTTTATGAAAAATGAAGAAAGTCAGCCATGTTATTAACTTGGTAATCCTTAAAGCTAAATTAAAATGTATAAAGAAATACCAAAAGTCACCTGTTTTGTTTGTAAAATTTAAGCTTGATGAAAATACTGATATGGGACCACTTATTAACGAGGAAGCAGCTAAAAGGGTGGACTAATCAGTTTATGAAGCATTGTCAAATGGAGCGAATCTCTTGATGGGAGGGAAAAGAAATGGAAATTTCTATACTCCTACTCTTCTTGAGAATGTACCCTACAATTCGAGATTATGTTACGAAGAAATTTACGGTCCAGTGACAATTATTGAAAGTTTTACGAACTTTGAAGATGCAGTCAACCGTGCAAATTCATTAGACTATGGTTTGCAAGCTGCCATTTTCACTCAAATTTAGAGACGGCATTTAAAGGAATGGCTAATTTAAATGTAGGGGGCAGTTATGATCAATGAAAGTACGGATTATCGTATAGATGCGATGCCTTTTGGGGGGACAAAAGGATCGGGATTGGGCCGTGAAGGAGTGGCCTTTACTTTGATGGAAATGACAGAACCAAAACTCGTTTGTTTTAACATCTAATCAATATACCGATAAAAATTACTAAGGTCTCCAGAAATCTTTGTTTTAGCGATGACATCCGCTTCTAAATTTCTATTTCAAACCTAGGATCTCCTAAAAAAGGTGTAAAACTTTTTTTGACTCCGTAGTCAATAATTGATAAAATACTTACATGAGTAGACCTAGAGAATTTGATATCAATCATGCACTGTACAAGTCAATGGAAGTGTTCTGGACGAAAGGCTTTAAGTCGACCTCCTTGGAGGATCTGACAAGTGCAACGCAGGTTAAGAAGCAAAGTTTGTATTGTGTGTTCGAAAACAAGCGATCCTTGTTTTTAAAAGCGTTGGCGCTGTATCGGGAACAAGCGGTAGCAGTGTTAGAGGAGCTCGTCTCCCAGGAAACGTCTCCTTTGGAAAAATTGAAGTCCATACGCGACTTTATGCTATGTAAAGACAAAGAAACTATTCACAGAGGATGCTTTATTGTGAATTCCTCGCTGGAATTCGGAACTGATGACGAGGAAGTAACCCGCGTAGTAGAGTCGATGTTCGCGGATATAGAACAAATACTCGAGAAGGTAATCCGTAGTGGTCAGGAGCAGCAATTGATTACAAAACGGCATACAAGCAAAGAGCTTGCTGCTTATCTGAACAACGCTATTGTTGGTGCAAGAATCATGGAGAAGTCAGGTGCTTCCCTTGAGCGGATCGAGGCAGTCTTACGCACATCATTTGCGTTGATTGCAACTTGATCCCCTTTTTTTTCGAAGTTTTTGACTGTGTGGTCAATAAAATGGCTAAAATGATCATTGTGAATTAACGGTAAAGAATATTGTTTTTTTACTTCATTATTAACTGATTAGTCAAATATATATAATTTGTTGATAAAGTGAATGAAAGGAGGTGGTTTTCTGCCACAGTCTCAAATTTGAGCAGATGATTGTGAGCAAAAGCTATGGGCTGAATTAATGATCATCGTTAGTTTACATTGAAAAGTTGATATTTTTTTGCATTATTTTTGACTGAGTAGTCAAAAAAGCTATATAGTAATATGTGTGATAAAAATAAACATTTATAATTTGGAGGTTGTTGTTATGAGTTATTCTCAAACAGTTCAGGCGTTGTTTAAACCATTCACTATCGGGAATCTGTCTCTGTCTAATCGCATTGTGATGGCACCGATGACCCGACAATTTTCTCCGAACGGAGTGCCAGGTTTGGATGTTGCCAACTATTATCGCCGCAGGGCTGAAAATGGTGTTGGACTAATAGTTACAGAAGGTACTGTGATCAATCACCCAGATTCGTCCAATCAAGTTAATGTTCCGAACTTCTTTGGTAAAGATGCACTAAACGGTTGGGCAAACGTAGTGAAGGCGGTACACGAGGTGGGAGGACGTATTATACCGCAGATTTGGCATATGGGAGCACGTGGCAATGTTAATGATTATTCGGAAACGGATATTGCCGCAATAATCCTCGCTTTTGCACAAGCAGCTTTCGAAGCCAAGCAGCTTGGTTTCGACGGCATCGAACTCCACGGTGCGCACGGATATTTGATCGACCAATTCTTTTGGGAGAAAACCAACCAACGCACTGACAAATATGGCGGCGACATGCTTGCACGCACCCGTTTTGCAGTGGAGGTGATCGAGGCTTGCCGCCGTGCCGTCGGGCCTGATTTCCCAATCGTGCTGCGTTTTTCACAATGGAAATCTACAGATTACACTGCGAAATTAGCTGAAACACCTGAATTACTGGAACAGTTCTTGGCGCCATTAGTCGATGCAGGAGTTGATATTTTTCACTGTTCAACTCGCCGTTTCTGGGAACCTGAATTCGAAGATTCTGATTTGAATCTTGCTGGCTGGACAAAAAAACTGACAGGAAAACCTACGATAACTGTCGGATCAGTCGGGCTCGATAATGATTTTATGAGTACCTTTACCAAAGGAAAAGAAGCCAATAATACCAAGATCGAAGGATTAATCGAGAAGCTTGAGCGTGAAGAATTTGATCTAGTCGCCATAGGCCGATCATTATTGGTTGATCCTGCTTGGGTAAACAAGATCCGTGATGGACGGACGAACGAATTGATTCCGTTTACGTCTGAGGCAGTGAAGGTACTATATTAAGCTTCCTTTTGAGTTGATTACCAGTCTGAAAAACTATCAAAAGACTGCCGGGACCCCTTGATGGCTACTTATATTGAAAATGGTGTTTTCCCTGGATGTATTTATGGAATCCGATTGATGTGGGATATGCAGCAAGATATACCGCCAACGCATTAGTAGAAGGTAAAATCACCTGAAAAGCCGGCGATCCATTTAAATTTGATATGAGCAATATTGAGAAATGGAAGAATGTTTACTAATAAAAATATATCATTAATTGCAGAAAAAGCTTATAAATGCAAGTTTATAAGCTTTTTCTGAATTTAGTTTTCGGGGGTATTCAATTTTTCGATAGCGTTCCAAAATAGTCTACAACCACCTCACGGAATTCGAGAGCAGCTCGTGAAATATACCGATTCTTGTTCCATAATAAAGCTATCTCCCTCACCAATTCGTGATCCTCAACTTGAAGATATTTAATATTTTCCCGTGAATTCATTGCCGTGCTTGGTATGAAGGCAATCCCAATTCCAGCTTCCACTAGAGCACTTAGCCTGGCAGGCTCATTTCCCTCATACACGTAATGAAGTACAAATCCAGCTGAGTGGCATACTGAGTCCACTAAATCACGAGTACGATAGCCCCTCTTTACACCGACAAACCATTCATCCTTAAGTTCTTTCAAGGATACGCTGCTTCGTTCTGCCAGCCGATGCTCCATTGGTACAGCTACATGGATGGGATCGATGTATACGATTTGACATTCAATTTCATCACCTTTGATGGGAGGGGAGGATAAGCAGAAATCGACCTCTCCTCGATAAAGAAGTGTAATCATTTCCTGTGTGGTCAGCATTTGCACATGGAATTGGATATGGGGATGCTTTTTCCGAAACTCTCGAAGGATATTTGGCAAGGTGCTTGCGTTGGTTACAGCCAATTCGATGGTACCGTGGTCAGGGCTGGTCAAATCACTAATTTCCTGCTTCCCCTGTTCCAATTCAAACAAAGCCTTTTCAGCACGGCGGAGGAATCTTCTTCCGATCTCATTCAATCGCAGCTTCCTTCCTGTACGATCAAATAAAGGAGCGCCAAGGTCCTCCTCCAAACGTTGAATCGTTTTACTTAGCGACGATTGAGTTACGTGAAGACTACGAGCAGCTTCTGTCATATGTTCCAATCTAGCTACTGCGAGAAAATATTGTAGCTGAAGAAGTTCCATTTCGTGCCCTCCATTTATTCCTTTAAGTCAATGAAATCATAACATAAAATGCGTTGGAGTAAATATTCGATTTCAAGTACGATATCATTAAAACACTTGGGGGGGACTTAAAAATGAATGTGAGCAGCAGGTGGTTGATGATTTCGGTTGGACTGGGGGTTCTTTTGAATCCATTAAATTCTTCGATGATTTCTGTTGCTATTGCAAGGCTGCAAAATGTGTACCACCTTGACTTTACCGTTGTTTCCTGGATTATTTTTTCTTTCTACATTGCAAGTGCTATCTCTCAACCTATCATGGGAAAGGCAAGTGATTTATTTGGGCGAAAGAAGATATTTCTCAGCGGGCTTGTTATAGCCTTTGTTACATCTTTATTAGCTCCACTTTCACCAAACTTTGGGTGGCTCATCGTGTTCCGGATTGTACAATCCATCGGAACAAGCATGATGGGTTCAGTTGGAATGGCTATTGTTCGAATTCATATTACGGAGAAACAAGCGGCTGCGGTGTCTGTTATATCCATGTTCCAATCCGGTGCTGCCGCCATTGGACCCTTTATTGGCGGGGTTTTGATTCACTGGTGGGATTGGCCTGCTATCTTTTTCGTAAATATCCCGTTCGTGGTATCGAGTTTTCTATTAGCATTGAAAACGATTCCTAAAGACGAAAGGTCAACATCCATTGCACGTAACATGTCCTTTCGTAAATGGATGGATTTAATTGATGTGCCAGGGATTCTGCTCTTCACAGTCGGGCTGATTGCCATGCTTATTGGATTGCTGTCGGCTAAATCATATGGGCATATCGCATTAATAAATGTCATTGTCGGGCTGTTTGGCCTCGTTGTACTGGGGGGGTTCGTTCGACATGAGCTAAAAACGACCTCACCTTTTTTTCCTTTGCGGTCATTCGTCAAGTATCCTGCAATGACTTGGGTCAATGCCGAATTCATGGTTGTTAACGTACTTTTTTACGCTCTATTTTTCGGACTTCCATCCTACTTGCAAATGGTACGTCATGTGAGCGAGTTCTATACAGGTATCCTCATGTTAAGCTTAGGTTTGTGGTCACTCGTTGCTTCTCCAATAGCAGGAAGATGGATTGATAAATCAGGGCCTCGCCCAGCATTGCTCTTGTCCGGTGTACTGATGACATTCGGGGCAATATGGATCATGATATTGAGTAAAACTTCACCGGTTCTCAGTGTTTGTTTGGCGTTAACAGCATTCGGTATTAGTAACGGGCTAAACAGTGTAGGCATGCAATCTGCCTTGTTTAAGAGTTCTCCTAAAGAAATAATCGGGGTAGCGTCTGGTTTATTTAATACATCTAGAAACTTTGGAGCCATTCTCTCTTCAATGCTGCTCGGCATCATAATGGGAGGTAAGTTTAGCTTCGATGGATTTCGATTGCTTGGGGAAACCCTTACGGTAATTGCTTTGTTATGGGTATTCATGAGTCAGAAGCGACAGAGGTCAGGGCAATTGGAAGAGTCGTAGGTTCATCAATTAAAATATAGAAGGAGTATCGAGTAGCAGTAAAAGTTGCTATTGATCCTTATAGGCATTTTTAATAGGGGATCACAACAGTTCAACAGTATTCGGTTATCTTTACTAAGATATCAAGTATTCAAATTATTTTTTTATCATTCTTATTTGTTCGTATTGAGGATATGAAGAAATCCCTATATTTAATCCTTACTTTTTTTGGGTCCAGTTTTTCTCAATAAAATGAATTGCAGGTTGTAAATTAGTTCTGTTAGCAATCTCAATGAGAGCAGGAAACGCGGAAGGGTCCGTTATGGAGAAGTTTGGTATCCGAGGATTTAACCTGAAAAAACGGTCCCCCAGTAGTTGAGAACTGACCATGGATTCATAGTAACCGCTGCCATTACTGACGAGCTGACGCAATGGTAGTAAGGGTTCATTGGGCGTTCTGTCAAATAGGACTCCCCAATTTGGAGGAAGGTTGTTTAGATTTTCAGGGCGTAAGTTATTCGCACTTACCATCCCCCATCCCCTCGTATTTCTTCGTAAATGAATCGGAGCTTCACCTGTCCCAATGGATAATACTGCAATTTCATCCAACGGTTGTTTTGCTTTACCCACAGCGAACGCGATACTAGCTGTACTAGGGTTAGTTGCTATTACAAATCCATCCACATAGTTTTGATAAGCACGCTGCGTCGCTGGAGCTGCACTGCTCCGTAGTATGACATCACTTACTTTCTCGTTTAAATAGGGAGAGTCCGGAAAGTTGTGGAATAACACAGGAGTCCAACGGTTCAGTTCCGGTGAGAATAATTGAAATGAAGGAACCACAATTCTTTTTTCTAAGTTTTTGAGACGCAGGTCTGCCGGGAAAAAGGCTTCTACCGCTTTAATGTAGCCTGAATATGGTAACTGTTGATTAAAAACAGGCCCACCTGGTCGAGAAATGCTGTATGCCGGTAGGATTTTATCTCTAAAATACTGAAGTGTCTCCTTTGGCGATCTTCCACTTGCTAACGCAAGGGCAGTGAATGAACCAATTGAATTTCCTGAGAAAACGTTGGTGCCATTAATTAATTGTGGGGTTTGTTGAGTCAATCTGTTCAAAAGTTGTAAACTTAAAGCTCCTAATGTGCCGCCTCCATCAAAGGTTAGGATCCGATATTTTGCCAAAATCTGATAGCTCCTCTCTAAACTGATCACAGGTATCATCCAGTATATGATTTTCCTGTATCTGTTGTACGGGCTATGCATACAGACTAGGTCTTCAGGGGGGGAAGATTCTAGGAAAGCAAATAGTCTAGATCGTACGTCTGAGAGTTTTATAGTCGTTTTAATAAAAATATCTGTAGACACGTAAAGTTTCGTGCAAATAGTTGAAAAAACTACAATAGAAATCCAAGTCTAGAAAAGCAACAATAATACCTTATTTAGGGTTATAAGAAACAGAAGGGGGGCATTAGCTTCATATGGAATTCAGGAAGTGATCGCTGCAGCGGTCTTTTTTTGTTGAACTAAGGGAGTTCAATAACAAAAATAATAAAATACCATCCTTGATGGAGCAGTTCTGCTGCTTATATAAGGAACTCTATCTAATTTCATCATATTTTTTAAGGTTGTCCATTCCAAACGCAGTCTGTTCGCATACTATAATTCTATGACAATGAATTAGAAAGGAAGTATTCACTTGGGAGGAAATAATAGATCACAGTCATCTAGATCTGATCATTCACACTGCTGTTTTAAACCATTTATTAGTCCCAATCCTCGAACTACCTTTAATCCCGTTTCACGCTATCCTAAAATTAATAAAACAGCATTTATTAGCCCGTTTTCTAGTGTCATAGGTGATGTTGCCATTAGGCGTAATGTATATGTAGCTCCTAATGTAAGTATACGTGCAGATGAAGGAACCCCTTTTTATATTGGTACTAATACTAATCTTCAGGACGGAGTTATTTTACATGGTATAGTGAATAAACAGATTTATGTTGATGGAAAAGGGTATTCCATTTTCATTGGAAGAGAAGTGAGTATTGCTCATGGTGCTCTTGTCCATGGTCCTTGTTACATTGGTGACAAGGTATTTGTTGGTTTCAACTCCATTGTTTATGATGCAATTGTAGGGGAAGGCGTATTTATTGCTTATAATGCAGTGGTAACAAATGGCGTTCGAATTCGACCGAATCGGTTCGTCCCACCAGGCGCAAATATTGATTCACAAGAAAAAGCAGATGCCCTTATGCCTGTACCAACAGATAGCAGGGAATTTGCCCAAGCAGTACAAAGAGTCAATCAGGAATTCCCCGCATCTTATCACCTGTTACTAGGGAAAAATCGTTGTTCATGTGGACTAGCCTATGACTAACATTAAATTTATAAAATGTATGCTGGGCTGATTCCTATTCCTGTGAAGCTGTCATCGAGGCAGCTTTTTTGTGCGATAGGCAGTCGAGGAGAGTGTTGACTCAGTTGACACTCTTCTTTCATTTTATTCGGATATTCACTAATAGGCATAATTTAAAAAGTGGATTATAATGTGTTTTACAAACGGCACAATCAAATAATT
Above is a genomic segment from Neobacillus endophyticus containing:
- a CDS encoding right-handed parallel beta-helix repeat-containing protein, giving the protein MGKKIFVLCGQSINAAIAIANPGDAIIVEDCVYHENVVVNKNDIRLVAAHPHGAILDGTGAPGIGILITASGVEVNGFVIRNYSGDGILVLSSSVSDRLINNNIHNIGLNGVEIQTPQGEHLIWKNNIKDIVSNGIFSTGFGCCNAYIQNEVERVGGFGISTGCCSFIHQNEVENTGNIAIDAHSCCNAITENKVMHSGNIGISATGCCSPVVSNQVENSGSDGIFAIDFDNFVVDNHVKHSLGTGIRADFSGDDIFYGNTVSDSGINGIDGGIFGFDTMIGNHVEKSRGIGINVLGIFNNAVGNTVLKNQDGIAINPGIGIPNVDNWILQNEVERNSVDGIFINAANDRTVVAENEVEKNNVNGIHVFSSFDNIENNEIENNSIGINIEPSAVDTFVARNELEDNDKNVVNNGVNTIFFQNEKD
- a CDS encoding TetR/AcrR family transcriptional regulator gives rise to the protein MSRPREFDINHALYKSMEVFWTKGFKSTSLEDLTSATQVKKQSLYCVFENKRSLFLKALALYREQAVAVLEELVSQETSPLEKLKSIRDFMLCKDKETIHRGCFIVNSSLEFGTDDEEVTRVVESMFADIEQILEKVIRSGQEQQLITKRHTSKELAAYLNNAIVGARIMEKSGASLERIEAVLRTSFALIAT
- a CDS encoding NADH:flavin oxidoreductase, which produces MSYSQTVQALFKPFTIGNLSLSNRIVMAPMTRQFSPNGVPGLDVANYYRRRAENGVGLIVTEGTVINHPDSSNQVNVPNFFGKDALNGWANVVKAVHEVGGRIIPQIWHMGARGNVNDYSETDIAAIILAFAQAAFEAKQLGFDGIELHGAHGYLIDQFFWEKTNQRTDKYGGDMLARTRFAVEVIEACRRAVGPDFPIVLRFSQWKSTDYTAKLAETPELLEQFLAPLVDAGVDIFHCSTRRFWEPEFEDSDLNLAGWTKKLTGKPTITVGSVGLDNDFMSTFTKGKEANNTKIEGLIEKLEREEFDLVAIGRSLLVDPAWVNKIRDGRTNELIPFTSEAVKVLY
- a CDS encoding LysR family transcriptional regulator, translating into MELLQLQYFLAVARLEHMTEAARSLHVTQSSLSKTIQRLEEDLGAPLFDRTGRKLRLNEIGRRFLRRAEKALFELEQGKQEISDLTSPDHGTIELAVTNASTLPNILREFRKKHPHIQFHVQMLTTQEMITLLYRGEVDFCLSSPPIKGDEIECQIVYIDPIHVAVPMEHRLAERSSVSLKELKDEWFVGVKRGYRTRDLVDSVCHSAGFVLHYVYEGNEPARLSALVEAGIGIAFIPSTAMNSRENIKYLQVEDHELVREIALLWNKNRYISRAALEFREVVVDYFGTLSKN
- a CDS encoding MFS transporter produces the protein MNVSSRWLMISVGLGVLLNPLNSSMISVAIARLQNVYHLDFTVVSWIIFSFYIASAISQPIMGKASDLFGRKKIFLSGLVIAFVTSLLAPLSPNFGWLIVFRIVQSIGTSMMGSVGMAIVRIHITEKQAAAVSVISMFQSGAAAIGPFIGGVLIHWWDWPAIFFVNIPFVVSSFLLALKTIPKDERSTSIARNMSFRKWMDLIDVPGILLFTVGLIAMLIGLLSAKSYGHIALINVIVGLFGLVVLGGFVRHELKTTSPFFPLRSFVKYPAMTWVNAEFMVVNVLFYALFFGLPSYLQMVRHVSEFYTGILMLSLGLWSLVASPIAGRWIDKSGPRPALLLSGVLMTFGAIWIMILSKTSPVLSVCLALTAFGISNGLNSVGMQSALFKSSPKEIIGVASGLFNTSRNFGAILSSMLLGIIMGGKFSFDGFRLLGETLTVIALLWVFMSQKRQRSGQLEES
- a CDS encoding patatin-like phospholipase family protein; its protein translation is MAKYRILTFDGGGTLGALSLQLLNRLTQQTPQLINGTNVFSGNSIGSFTALALASGRSPKETLQYFRDKILPAYSISRPGGPVFNQQLPYSGYIKAVEAFFPADLRLKNLEKRIVVPSFQLFSPELNRWTPVLFHNFPDSPYLNEKVSDVILRSSAAPATQRAYQNYVDGFVIATNPSTASIAFAVGKAKQPLDEIAVLSIGTGEAPIHLRRNTRGWGMVSANNLRPENLNNLPPNWGVLFDRTPNEPLLPLRQLVSNGSGYYESMVSSQLLGDRFFRLNPRIPNFSITDPSAFPALIEIANRTNLQPAIHFIEKNWTQKK
- a CDS encoding carbonate dehydratase: MGGNNRSQSSRSDHSHCCFKPFISPNPRTTFNPVSRYPKINKTAFISPFSSVIGDVAIRRNVYVAPNVSIRADEGTPFYIGTNTNLQDGVILHGIVNKQIYVDGKGYSIFIGREVSIAHGALVHGPCYIGDKVFVGFNSIVYDAIVGEGVFIAYNAVVTNGVRIRPNRFVPPGANIDSQEKADALMPVPTDSREFAQAVQRVNQEFPASYHLLLGKNRCSCGLAYD